In a genomic window of Epinephelus lanceolatus isolate andai-2023 chromosome 3, ASM4190304v1, whole genome shotgun sequence:
- the LOC117255558 gene encoding NACHT, LRR and PYD domains-containing protein 12-like translates to MDPQNILKTTLKKKFQTLNEAYSAKSLLPSRLCYRKLKHDYRCPTLHQSEFRHIDKSDLHSWVYFETVPLADILSCDCKHDSSKKTVITLGVGGVGKTTTVQSCALEWAEGKGYHDIQLMLPLTFWELNLLKHKLSLIELLQTFYPELKELDVSSLKEKVWFVLDGLDEYHCQLDFSCPAVSDVSEVSTVDALVTNLIRGNLLPSAHIWITTRYAAATQIPDCYLLKETEVQGFSDGQKEQHFRTVMGNDDLAYKAINHVKISRSLEWLCQIPPICTIMANVLKNHLKPSDGFKINPLSLTQIYTNLVKASSSDIVAKLKYLSVEEKGSNVIYEHHLRENDISVEEASTFSKECPLVLREEKGLHNTTVFRFGHWSIQEFFAASAKLDNIEGSVQSVYCRNLVDQALQNAEGKSDVFLRFIFGLIKERGTLEPTDPLFNYTKKKILENILSPGAVGLFHCLREYDSRALLEEVNFFLEFGFSPIPNLSSTHWQFMMQRTCNFEGLRESFEMKVSEGCDESLLRQLPAILKSKKAMLRFSNLTDTCCPVLAAILSTSESYLRELDLGYNSISDSGVRTLVEGLNDQNCRLKTIRLQACGVTSHGCEYLATTLRQSKKLQELDLSMNEIGDDGLTQLADGLRSPDCQLETLKLSQCNIEQRGCCCLASALQENSDHLKVLDLSINMVGDTGAMELLRKFDISKLTKLEMYHCGLTVLSCGSIGEALKNETSTLVELNLSNNSLKDAGFALICEGMYAWCSLEKLNVSRCGITGKGCLYLAKVLCSISQLYKGLIQETDWQAVELKDLDLSMNRLGDKGVKEISDGLTNPFSHLKSLNLSHCSLTHGCCAELASGLASKGSVIRALDLSGNDLQDKGVKKLCAGLGNPQSKLETLSLRTCGLSSRSIQFLTTALKSNPHHLTELHVMGNNLEHSGIRVLQEITKNEKYALHTIDVSTD, encoded by the exons ATGGATCCCCAAAATATTCTCAAAACCACACTCAAGAAAAAATTTCAGACTTTGAATGAAGCATACTCTGCAAAGTCATTACTTCCTTCAAGACTTTGCTATCGGAAGCTCAAGCACGACTACAGATGCCCTACTTTGCACCAGTCTGAGTTTAGACATATCGACAAGTCTGACCTTCATAGTTGGGTATATTTTGAAACTGTCCCTCTCGCAGATATTTTATCATGCGACTGCAAACacgacagcagcaaaaaaacagTCATCACTTTAGGAGTGGGTGGAGTTGGAAAAACCACAACAGTGCAGAGTTGTGCACTGGAGTGGGCAGAGGGCAAAGGGTACCATGACATCCAGCTCATGCTTCCTCTCACGTTCTGGGAGTTAAATTTGCTCAAACACAAATTGAGCCTCATTGAACTTCTACAGACATTTTACCCTGAATTGAAGGAGCTTGATGTTTCCAGCCTAAAAGAAAAGGTGTGGTTCGTCCTTGACGGACTGGATGAGTATCATTGTCAGCTGGACTTCAGCTGTCCAGCTGTGAGTGATGTTTCTGAGGTATCCACAGTGGATGCACTGGTGACCAATCTGATCAGGGGGAATTTACTTCCCAGTGCTCACATATGGATAACGACCCGATATGCAGCGGCAACACAAATCCCTGATTGCTACTTGCTTAAAGAGACGGAGGTTCAAGGGTTCAGTGACGGACAGAAGGAGCAGCACTTCAGGACAGTTATGGGTAATGATGATCTTGCCTACAAAGCCATTAATCACGTGAAAATATCAAGGAGTCTGGAATGGCTTTGTCAGATACCTCCAATCTGCACCATCATGGCAAATGTGTTAAAGAATCATCTAAAACCTAGTGATGGGTTTAAAATCAATCCCCTGAGTTTAACCCAGATTTACACAAATCTGGTCAAAGCATCAAGCTCGGACATTGTTGCCAAGCTGAAATATCTGTCAGTAGAGGAAAAAGGGAGTAATGTGATCTATGAGCATCATCTTCGAGAGAATGACATAAGTGTTGAGGAAGCGTCAACTTTCTCCAAAGAGTGTCCACTTGTGTTGAGAGAAGAAAAGGGTCTGCATAACACCACAGTGTTTCGCTTTGGCCACTGGAGCATTCAGGAGTTCTTTGCTGCGTCTGCTAAATTAGACAATATTGAAGGCTCAGTCCAGTCTGTCTATTGTCGGAATCTGGTCGACCAGGCGCTGCAGAATGCTGAGGGAAAGTCAGATGTCTTCCTTCGCTTCATCTTTGGCCTCATTAAGGAACGTGGCACATTGGAGCCCACAGATCCGCTGTTTAACTACACCAAGAAGAAGATCCTGGAGAACATCTTGTCTCCCGGCGCTGTGGGTCTGTTCCACTGTCTGAGGGAGTATGACAGCCGGGCTTTACTGGAAGAAGTGAACTTCTTTCTGGAGTTTGGCTTCTCTCCAATTCCTAATCTGTCATCAACGCACTGGCAATTCATGATGCAAAGGACCTGTAATTTTGAGGGACTGAGAGAGAGTTTTGAGATGAAGGTGTCCGAGGGATGTGATGAGAGCCTCCTCAGGCAGCTACCAGCTATTTTGAAATCCAAGAAAGCCAT GCTGCGGTTCTCCAACCTGACAGACACATGTTGTCCAGTCTTAGCAGCAATCCTGAGCACAAGTGAGTCATacctgagagagctggacctggGATACAACAGCATCAGTGACAGTGGAGTCCGGACGCTTGTGGAGGGGCTGAACGATCAAAACTGCAGACTGAAAACAATCAGGTTGCAAGCCTGTGGAGTGACCTCGCATGGCTGTGAATACCTCGCCACGACCCTGAGACAGTCCAAGAAACTGCAGGAGTTGGATCTCAGCATGAACGAAATAGGAGATGACGGACTGACACAACTTGCAGATGGTTTGAGATCACCCGATTGCCAGTTAGAAACACTCAA ACTATCACAGTGCAACATTGAGCAAAGGGGCTGCTGTTGTCTGGCCTCGGCTCTGCAGGAGAACTCCGACCACCTGAAAGTGTTGGATCTGAGCATCAATATGGTTGGAGACACAGGGGCCATGGAGCTCCTCAGAAAATTTGACATATCAAAGCTAACAAAGCTGGA GATGTACCACTGTGGCCTCACTGTGTTAAGCTGTGGAAGTATCGGGGAAGCTCTGAAGAATGAAACCAGCACTCTGGTAGAGCTCAATTTGAGCAACAACAGCTTGAAAGATGCAGGGTTTGCACTCATCTGCGAAGGAATGTACGCATGGTGTAGTCTGGAAAAACTCAA TGTTTCAAGATGTGGAATCACTGGAAAAGGTTGCCTTTATTTGGCAAAAGTTCTGTGTTCAATCTCTCAGCTCTACAAGGGGCTGATTCAAGAAACAGACTGGCAGGCAGTCGAGCTGAAAGACCTTGACCTCAGCATGAACCGCCTCGGAGACAAGGGAGTTAAGGAAATTTCAGATGGACTCACTAATCCGTTCAGCCATCTGAAATCTCTCAA CCTGAGTCACTGCAGCCTGACTCATGGCTGTTGTGCAGAGCTTGCATCAGGATTGGCATCAAAGGGGAGCGTCATCAGGGCGCTGGACCTGTCTGGCAATGACCTCCAGGACAAGGGAGTGAAGAAACTCTGTGCGGGGCTCGGAAACCCTCAAAGCAAACTTGAGACACTGTC ACTGAGGACCTGTGGCCTGAGCTCGAGGAGCATTCAGTTCCTGACCACTGCCCTCAAGTCGAACCCCCATCATCTGACAGAGCTGCATGTGATGGGCAACAATCTGGAACACTCAGGAATCAGAGTGCTCCAGGAAATCACAAAGAATGAGAAATACGCCTTACATACCATAGA TGTCTCCACAGATTGA
- the LOC117255559 gene encoding elongation factor 1-alpha 1-like isoform X2 produces MGKEKLHINIVVIGHVDSGKSTTTGHLIYKCGGIDKRTIEKFEKEAAEMGKGSFKYAWVLDKLKAERERGITIDISLWKFETSKYYVTIIDAPGHRDFIKNMITGTSQADCAVLIVAAGVGEFEAGISKNGQTREHALLAYTLGVKQLIVGINKMDSTEPNYSQKRYEEIVKEVSTYIKKIGYNPDTVAFVPISGWNGDNMLEPSPNMTWFKGWKINRKDGNSSGTTLLEALDAIQPPTRPTDKPLRLPLQDVYKIGGIGTVPVGRVETGVLKPGMVVTFAPVNVTTEVKSVEMHHEALNEALPGDNVGFNVKNVSVKDIRRGNVAGDSRNDPPQEAASFTSQVIILNHPGQISAGYAPVLDCHTAHIACKFAELKEKIDRRSGKKLEDNPKTLKSGDAAIVDMIPSKPMCVESFSEYPPLGRFAVRDMRQTVAVGVIKGVEKKAPTSVVCLE; encoded by the exons ATGGGGAAGGAGAAGCTTCACATAAACATCGTGGTAATAGGACATGTCGACTCAGGCAAGTCCACCACCACCGGCCACCTCATCTACAAGTGTGGGGGCATTGATAAGAGAACAATCGAGAAGTTTGAGAAGGAAGCTGCTGAG ATGGGAAAGGGTTCCTTCAAATACGCCTGGGTCCTGGACAAGCTGAAGGCAGAGCGTGAGCGCGGCATCACTATTGACATCTCTCTTTGGAAGTTTGAGACCAGCAAGTACTACGTCACCATCATTGATGCTCCAGGACACAGGGACTTCATCAAAAACATGATCACTGGGACTTCTCAG GCCGACTGCGCTGTGCTGATAGTGGCTGCAGGTGTTGGCGAGTTTGAAGCTGGCATCTCAAAGAATGGTCAGACTCGTGAACACGCCCTCCTTGCCTACACCCTGGGAGTGAAGCAGCTCATTGTGGGCATCAACAAGATGGATTCCACTGAGCCCAACTACAGCCAGAAGCGCTACGAGGAGATTGTGAAGGAAGTCAGTACTTACATCAAGAAGATTGGTTACAACCCCGACACTGTGGCCTTTGTGCCAATCTCTGGATGGAACGGAGACAACATGCTGGAGCCCAGCCCTAAT ATGACTTGGTTCAAGGGCTGGAAGATCAACCGTAAAGATGGTAATTCCTCAGGCACCACACTTCTGGAGGCTCTGGATGCCATCCAGCCTCCCACACGCCCCACTGACAAGCCCCTCCGTCTGCCTCTGCAGGATGTCTACAAGATTGGAG GCATTGGGACTGTTCCAGTGGGCCGAGTAGAGACAGGAGTCCTGAAACCTGGCATGGTGGTGACCTTTGCCCCTGTCAATGTGACCACTGAAGTCAAGTCTGTGGAGATGCACCACGAGGCCCTGAACGAGGCCCTGCCTGGTGACAATGTGGGCTTTAACGTCAAGAATGTGTCTGTCAAAGATATTCGCCGTGGCAACGTGGCAGGAGACAGCAGGAACGACCCGCCACAGGAGGCAGCCAGCTTCACCTCTCAG GTGATTATCCTGAACCACCCTGGTCAGATCAGTGCTGGCTACGCTCCCGTGCTGGACTGCCACACTGCACACATCGCATGCAAGTTTGCTGAGCTCAAGGAAAAGATTGACCGTCGCTCTGGTAAGAAGCTCGAAGACAACCCTAAGACCCTGAAGTCTGGAGATGCTGCCATTGTGGACATGATCCCCAGCAAGCCCATGTGTGTGGAGAGCTTCTCTGAATACCCACCACTGG GGAGGTTTGCAGTCCGCGACATGCGTCAGACTGTGGCCGTGGGAGTGATTAAGGGCGTGGAAAAGAAAGCCCCCACCAGCG ttgtTTGTCTAGAATGA
- the LOC117255559 gene encoding elongation factor 1-alpha 1-like isoform X1, translating to MGKEKLHINIVVIGHVDSGKSTTTGHLIYKCGGIDKRTIEKFEKEAAEMGKGSFKYAWVLDKLKAERERGITIDISLWKFETSKYYVTIIDAPGHRDFIKNMITGTSQADCAVLIVAAGVGEFEAGISKNGQTREHALLAYTLGVKQLIVGINKMDSTEPNYSQKRYEEIVKEVSTYIKKIGYNPDTVAFVPISGWNGDNMLEPSPNMTWFKGWKINRKDGNSSGTTLLEALDAIQPPTRPTDKPLRLPLQDVYKIGGIGTVPVGRVETGVLKPGMVVTFAPVNVTTEVKSVEMHHEALNEALPGDNVGFNVKNVSVKDIRRGNVAGDSRNDPPQEAASFTSQVIILNHPGQISAGYAPVLDCHTAHIACKFAELKEKIDRRSGKKLEDNPKTLKSGDAAIVDMIPSKPMCVESFSEYPPLGRFAVRDMRQTVAVGVIKGVEKKAPTSGKITKSAQKAQKVK from the exons ATGGGGAAGGAGAAGCTTCACATAAACATCGTGGTAATAGGACATGTCGACTCAGGCAAGTCCACCACCACCGGCCACCTCATCTACAAGTGTGGGGGCATTGATAAGAGAACAATCGAGAAGTTTGAGAAGGAAGCTGCTGAG ATGGGAAAGGGTTCCTTCAAATACGCCTGGGTCCTGGACAAGCTGAAGGCAGAGCGTGAGCGCGGCATCACTATTGACATCTCTCTTTGGAAGTTTGAGACCAGCAAGTACTACGTCACCATCATTGATGCTCCAGGACACAGGGACTTCATCAAAAACATGATCACTGGGACTTCTCAG GCCGACTGCGCTGTGCTGATAGTGGCTGCAGGTGTTGGCGAGTTTGAAGCTGGCATCTCAAAGAATGGTCAGACTCGTGAACACGCCCTCCTTGCCTACACCCTGGGAGTGAAGCAGCTCATTGTGGGCATCAACAAGATGGATTCCACTGAGCCCAACTACAGCCAGAAGCGCTACGAGGAGATTGTGAAGGAAGTCAGTACTTACATCAAGAAGATTGGTTACAACCCCGACACTGTGGCCTTTGTGCCAATCTCTGGATGGAACGGAGACAACATGCTGGAGCCCAGCCCTAAT ATGACTTGGTTCAAGGGCTGGAAGATCAACCGTAAAGATGGTAATTCCTCAGGCACCACACTTCTGGAGGCTCTGGATGCCATCCAGCCTCCCACACGCCCCACTGACAAGCCCCTCCGTCTGCCTCTGCAGGATGTCTACAAGATTGGAG GCATTGGGACTGTTCCAGTGGGCCGAGTAGAGACAGGAGTCCTGAAACCTGGCATGGTGGTGACCTTTGCCCCTGTCAATGTGACCACTGAAGTCAAGTCTGTGGAGATGCACCACGAGGCCCTGAACGAGGCCCTGCCTGGTGACAATGTGGGCTTTAACGTCAAGAATGTGTCTGTCAAAGATATTCGCCGTGGCAACGTGGCAGGAGACAGCAGGAACGACCCGCCACAGGAGGCAGCCAGCTTCACCTCTCAG GTGATTATCCTGAACCACCCTGGTCAGATCAGTGCTGGCTACGCTCCCGTGCTGGACTGCCACACTGCACACATCGCATGCAAGTTTGCTGAGCTCAAGGAAAAGATTGACCGTCGCTCTGGTAAGAAGCTCGAAGACAACCCTAAGACCCTGAAGTCTGGAGATGCTGCCATTGTGGACATGATCCCCAGCAAGCCCATGTGTGTGGAGAGCTTCTCTGAATACCCACCACTGG GGAGGTTTGCAGTCCGCGACATGCGTCAGACTGTGGCCGTGGGAGTGATTAAGGGCGTGGAAAAGAAAGCCCCCACCAGCGGTAAGATCACCAAGTCCGCACAGAAGGCACAGAAGGTCAAATGA